cacggttttgctttgtgattatggggtattgtgtgtagattgatggggggggggaatgaatttaatcaattatagaaaaaggctgtcacgtaacaaaatgtggaaaaagtcaaggggttgaaTAATTTATATGTACTTTAAACGTAGATTTCTCCACTTGTAGAGTTAGTAGGATACACctaaaccagggctctccaacaatgttcctggagaactaccttcctgtaggttttcactccaaccctaatctaccacacctgattaattagctggttgataaactgaatcaggttagttacaactggggttctCTCCATgaacggggttggagagccctgacctaaacagGGATTATACTTTAAATAGACCTGTTACTTACACAGGAATTAAGGTTCTCCAATTGGCGTTCTAGAATGTTGAGGAAATCGTCCAGGTTTTTCTTGTTCCAGGTGACAGATTTCATATTCCCATCAAACAGTTTTGTGATTTGATAGATGGTCTCTTTCAGGAATCTGACTTTGTCCTCAAACTACACAGGAAGATAGAAAAAGAAGATTAGAAATAGCACAGGCTTTCGTTATGGCATCAATATAACATTGGGTCAAGACCGCCATACCAAAGCATATCAGAACATGATAAGTCACATTTCTAGTCTTTACCTCAGCATCATCTATGTGTCTGTAAAGTGATGTTGGGAAAAAGACTGGGGCATCCTGCTTTGTGATATCTCCTCCCTGGAAAACAATCAATATAGTATGTTAAGTCACGTGTCAAATACTTCAAGACCAATCAAGACAGACATAAAGTATGGCTTATACTGCAAGTACAGTAGACCTAATGTAGATAGCGTCTCTTGATCTCTGTCATTATAGCCTTAGCGCCCTTTTAGTATGTACATTCAAATATAGTCTAACAGTTTTCTAACACAGATGCTAAACATGAAACATATGACTACTTTACTTGGTTGGTTGTTTTGCTGTCCTTAATACATGCATTCAGTCTCCTCTTACAGTGTGCTGATAACTCACCATCTGGTCCAGCAGGGAAAGGTATTCTGCGCTCAAGTGACCGTAGTGGTGTCGGATCCAGTCACAGCAATGACACACGCTCTGCATACTGCAAATAATAAGAAAAATACACGTCCAACTCTGCATTGTATACATTGTAAATAGCAGTTCGTTTCGCTATTAGTTTTCCAGATGAGTTTGAACATCTCTGCTGTGTTAAGTAGTTTTATGTGGAATTGGGAAAGGGAAAGCTGTATAGAGAATTTCCCCTGATCAACCTACCGGAGGCGGGAACTTTCATTTTCCAGACGAGCACATGCAGCAATAGAAATTCCATGCCTGCTCCGTCTCCTTGACGAACAAATCCAAGTAAATCCATAGACATTCTCCTTGAATCCGGCTTTAAACTTTAGTTGAACCACAAGATAAGATTATTCCATTTAGATATCGGCTAGGCTATTACTGTAGCGAGAATAGGCTATTCGCGAGATTTGCTTTCAACTGCTAATAACTTCGCGTGAACCGATAAAAAAAAGTCTGATAACAAAATCGTCGAAGTCGAAATAAAACCCACACTTCCTAAGAAAAGTAGCCATATAAGACATTCATTTAGTGGGTTTCTTCAAAATTAGTCCGAACAATTGTTCCGTCGCCTTCTGCTGTTGCGCTACAACTGAAAAGTGAATGGGAGACGTCAGCGTCAATACCCATATCTCTCAACTTTCATTTTCACATTGACGTAACCAACTTTCACCCTACTGTTGTCTGCTGGTGATGCAACGTTGACAAGCAACGACAACATGATTTGTTGGAACTTTCTATTTGTCGTTTGAATTACACGGGGAAATGAAAAATAATATGTGACAATAGTTCCTTGGTATAGGCTACGATATCAGGGATATTTTCCCTACAGAGTCAATAGATTTGGCAGGGCTATTCtactgttgtctctctgtgtgtgtgtgtgtgtgtgtgtgtgtcatagtgTTGTGCACGTTTTTGACTACACAAGGTCAAATCTTGGCATTTGTTCATTTCTCCCCCTTTTCTATATAATATTGGGATTAATTCATAATGTACAAGGCCTGTACAACTGTAAAAATCATATACTGTAGGGAAGTGGTCACCAAAACTGTCTGCACGGTCCTGGAGACCAGCAGGAGGAggtgcaggattttgttccaacccAGTACAAACACACCTGTTCCATCAGGGTCTTGATAAGATGTCATAGTTGGTTTCATATTGAAATGTCATGTTGTAGGCAAAAATGTCAGATGTAGCCTAATTATTCTGCTGCATTTATTCACTCCAACTCTCGGAGATGCTTTATAAATACGGGCCTATTCGATACAGCCTTAATAGGACCAGCCATGAGAAATCATACTCGTGACACTAGAAACGTGATACCAAAGAGTCAGAGAGCTATATTTCCCATCACATATGTCATAAATGTATTGCCTATAGTTTTACAAATTTAAGTTTAGGGGTTTGGGGAATTGGAAAACTAGTAAGCATGGCAATAACAGTAGCAACAGGGCTGCGGCCACGACACAGAACCACTGATAGAATCTTTGCCTTGTGGCGATGTCCAAACTGATGAAGTGGCTGACGTCTTCATGCTTTTTAGCGCTAGTAGTGATACCTGTCAATTGTGCTGAAACGTCTTCTTATGTCGCATGACACGCCTGTTGTGGACGCATTTTGGGGTTTTCCAAGCTGTTATACACAAGTTGTGTGATGTCATCAGTTTCACCTGAGTCTTCTCCCCAGTAATCATAGACACCTTTGGCCGACCTATCGAATTGGGAATACGTAGTTTGGAGAGCGTTTGCATATTGGGAAGACGTCGCCAAGACATCATGATAGAATGTTGATGTCGAGCCGACATATCAACGATGTAGAACTGTAGAATTTAGAATGTGTAAGACGTCAATGAGCAAACAGTGTCTAATCTACATCATCCCAATGTATACAGGATACATCGTGCCTACCCACTAAGCACGGTGCTGTCTGGACTGCCTTCTTTATTTGGTCAGAGTTTTGGTTTGAATGTAAATTTCATTGTCCATGGATAAACTtggacagaacagtacagtagagaacagcagAGTACAATTCATTACAGTGGagtgtacagaacagtacagttcaTTACAGTGgagtgtacagtatagtacaatacagaagagttcagtagagtacactTCATTACAGTACAGTGTACCCCACAGTAAAGTAAAGGAAAGTAacgtacagtagagtacagcacagtagagtgtAGCTTTCTTTACACTAATTTACTaagctgtactgtactctactgaattaaactatactgtactgaattaatatctgctgtactgtactacccTATACTTTATtgtactctgctgtgctctaTTGTATTGAACTGTGCCATACCATACTGTGCTGTTCAAAGTTGTGAAACATAGCCTAAATGAGTATGATtagttcagatttggtctggtcatgacattttggtcattcagcagacacttttattcacagcgacttacagtgcattcaactgaggtacagtgcattcggaaaatgttcagacccattgacttttttcacattttgttaggttatagcgtattctaaaattgattttttaaATAATCTTCTTCAATCTTGACacatacctcataatgacaaagcaaaagcaaggttttcagaaatgtttgcaaattcataaaaatTTATaattctatccacatactgtccataatgtaaatacatcccaacacacacacacacacacacaagtagtgttttctttgcaggaagaaatgaaggcctgattcaggcaGTCTCCCCTGAAcacttgatgttgagatgtgtctgttacttgaactctgtgaagcatttatttgggctgcagtttctgaagctggtatctctaatgaacttctcctctgcagcagatgtaactctgggtcttcctttcctgtggctgtcctcacgagagccagtttcatcatggcacttgatggtttttgcaactgcacttgaagaaacattcaaagttctagAAATTTCCcgcattgactgacattcatgtcttaaagtaatgatggactgtcatttctctttgcttatttgagctgttcctgacaaaaatatggacttggtattttagcAAATAGCGCTATCTtcagtataccacccctaccttgtcacaacacaacggattggctaaaatgcattaagaaggaaagaaattccacaaatgaacttttaacaaggcacacctgttaatttaaatgcattccaggtgactacctcatgaagctggttcagagaatgccaagcgtgtgcaaagctgacatcaaagctaggtggatactttgaagaatctcaaatataacatatattttcatttgtttaacacttttttggttactacatgattccatatgtgctatttcatagtgttgatgtcttcactatcattctacaatgtagaaaatagtaaacatttaaaaagaaaccctgaggtgtgtccaaacttttgactggtactgtatatatatactccGGACTCCGACATATTTCTATGTTTCTTATGTCCATtaatttactt
The sequence above is a segment of the Salvelinus alpinus chromosome 1, SLU_Salpinus.1, whole genome shotgun sequence genome. Coding sequences within it:
- the LOC139567931 gene encoding interferon a3-like isoform X1 → MYTMQSWTCIFLIICSMQSVCHCCDWIRHHYGHLSAEYLSLLDQMGGDITKQDAPVFFPTSLYRHIDDAEFEDKVRFLKETIYQITKLFDGNMKSVTWNKKNLDDFLNILERQLENLNSCVSPAMKPERRLKRYFKKLNKKVLRKMNYSAQAWELIRKETKRHLQRLDILAAQMY
- the LOC139567931 gene encoding interferon a3-like isoform X2 translates to MQSVCHCCDWIRHHYGHLSAEYLSLLDQMGGDITKQDAPVFFPTSLYRHIDDAEFEDKVRFLKETIYQITKLFDGNMKSVTWNKKNLDDFLNILERQLENLNSCVSPAMKPERRLKRYFKKLNKKVLRKMNYSAQAWELIRKETKRHLQRLDILAAQMY